Proteins from a single region of Centropristis striata isolate RG_2023a ecotype Rhode Island chromosome 9, C.striata_1.0, whole genome shotgun sequence:
- the mafaa gene encoding transcription factor MafAa, producing MAADHLAMSAELPTSPLAIEYVNDFDLMKFEVKKEPPEAERYCHRLPSGSLSSTPISTPCSSVPSSPSFCAPSPGAPPNPSLSSSSGVTSNTSNTSNNHGSGGAAGGKPQLEDLYWIPSYQHHINPEALNLTPEDAVEALIGNAHHHHHHHQAYEGFRGQQYVGEDLSAASGAHHHHHQGHHHHHHHGHHHARLEDRFSDEQLVSMTVRELNRQLRGFSKEEVIRLKQKRRTLKNRGYAQSCRFKRVQQRHMLETEKCSLQSQVEQLKQDVLRLAKERDLYKEKYEKLASRSYPAGGGAGGGGGGGREPQGKQSGGDFFM from the coding sequence ATGGCCGCAGACCACCTCGCCATGAGCGCAGAGCTGCCCACGAGCCCTCTGGCCATCGAGTACGTCAACGACTTCGACCTGATGAAGTTCGAGGTGAAGAAGGAGCCTCCGGAGGCGGAGCGCTACTGCCACCGCCTCCCGTCCGGCTCGCTCTCCTCCACCCCCATCAGCACGCCCTGCTCCTCGGTGCCCTCCTCGCCCAGCTTCTGCGCTCCGAGTCCCGGCGCGCCCCCGAACCCGagtctgagcagcagcagcggggTGACCAGTAACACCAGTAACACCAGTAACAACCACGGCAGCGGCGGCGCGGCGGGGGGCAAGCCGCAGCTGGAGGACCTGTACTGGATCCCGAGCTACCAGCACCACATCAACCCGGAGGCCCTCAACCTGACCCCGGAGGACGCCGTGGAGGCCCTGATCGGGAACgcgcaccaccaccaccaccaccaccaggccTACGAGGGCTTCCGGGGCCAGCAGTACGTGGGGGAGGACCTGTCGGCGGCCTCGGgggcccaccaccaccaccaccagggccaccaccaccaccaccaccacggaCACCACCACGCGCGCCTGGAGGACCGCTTCTCCGACGAGCAGCTGGTGAGCATGACGGTGCGGGAGCTGAACCGGCAGCTGCGCGGCTTCAGCAAAGAGGAGGTGATCCGGCTCAAGCAGAAGCGGCGCACCCTGAAGAACCGGGGCTACGCGCAGTCCTGCCGCTTCAAGCGCGTCCAGCAGAGACACATGCTGGAGACGGAGAAGTGCAGCCTGCAGAGCCAGGTGGAGCAGCTGAAGCAGGACGTGCTCCGCCTGGCCAAGGAGCGGGACCTCTACAAGGAGAAGTACGAGAAGCTGGCCAGCAGGAGCTACCCggcgggaggaggagcaggaggaggaggaggaggcggcagGGAGCCGCAGGGCAAGCAGAGCGGCGGAGACTTCTTCATGTGA